GCCCATTGTGAGCTGAACCATGACAATGCTTTTGAATTAACGATTGCCGTGTTATTGTCTGCTCAATGCTCCGATCAGATGGTCAATAAAGTAACGGCAGACCTGTTTCATAAATACAAGTCACCTGAGGATTATTTGGCTGTTCCTCTTGAGGAACTGGAGCAGGATATTCGTAGAATCGGCTTGTACCGAAACAAGGCCAAGCATATTCATAACCTCTGCCGGATTTTAATAGACCAGTACGGGGGAGAGATACCTTCGGAGCATGATCAACTGGTCAAGCTACCCGGTGTTGGCCGCAAGACGGCTAATGTCGTAGTATCTACTGCCTTTGATGTACCAGCTATTGCGGTAGATACGCATGTAGAGCGCGTTTCCAAACGGCTCGGATTTGCCGGGTGGGATGATTCAGTGCTTGAGGTGGAAAAAAAGCTGATGAAAAGGGTACCTAGGGATGAATGGTCTGTGACCCATCACCGGCTCATTTTTTTCGGGCGTTACCATTGCAAAGCTCAAAACCCTCAATGTCAGGTATGTCCATTGCTGGATGTGTGCAGGGAAGGCAAGAAACGTATGAAAACGTCTCTTATCAGAAAAGATAAGAAACGTAGAGCTTAAAGACCCGAAAGACCTATAAAGGTAATAGAGGGTTTAACCATTTATGTGTAGAAAAGGATGAAGAGTAATGAAGTGCATTTCGGTATATACAGATAATTTTGAGGCGTTCTCCGATATTTTTGAGCAAATTGTAACAACAGAGTTTGCTGAAAACGAAGAGCGCGAGCTAGAGGGAATCACAGTTAGTCATTCTGGTGATGTACCCGAGCATTACTTGGAGCGTATGTCACAAAAGCCAGAAGTGGTTGTAATGAAGGATAAATCCCGTGGGATTACGATTTTACAGCATGGTCAAGTATTTGAAATTTTGCTGCCAGTGCTTGAGACTGCAGCTAATTAAGTGCAATTTGCGGACGACATGCGTTGCATGTTCCGGTGTAGGCGGCTCGGCTGGTCTAACCAGCCTGTAGGCGCATATTAACACAAACCTTGAAGAACGTCATAAAACGCTGGATATGGACGATTTCACATGTTTAAATATGAAATCTTCAATTACATTTTCAGAGGAGTTTCTTAAATGAGCATTTATGATTATTCAGCCATTGCGATGAACGGCAAGGAGATTGTCCTTAGTGATTATAAAGATAAAGTAGTGTTGATTGTAAATACGGCCAGCCAGTGCGGATTTACATTTCAATATCAGGATTTGCAGCGTCTATATGATCAATTTAAGGATAGAGGCTTGGTGATTCTCGGTTTTCCATGCAATCAATTTGCCGATCAAGAGCCGGATTCCAATGAAAGTGTGCAAACATTTTGTACTCTGAATTATGGTGTCGCGTTCCCTATGTTTCAAAAGGTGAATGTACGTGATGAGCAGGCTCACCCGTTGTTTACATATCTTGCTTCGTCGTTGCCCTTTGAGGGCTTTGATGAAACGCATTCGGTTGCCAAAATACTTATTCCTTTAATTCATGAGCGTCATCCTGAGTACTTACCAGGAGATTCGATCAAATGGAATTTCACGAAATTCCTGATTGATCGGAACGGGAAAGTGATCAAACGATTTGAAGCAACGACTGACCCTCTGGATATGGAAGAATATATTGAAGCATTACTGTAATGATCTGTTTTGGATATTATTAATAAACTTATGGTTTCCATTTACAAGAACAGCGTTCCCGAAAGCCAGGTACAGGCAGGGAGCGCTTTTTTAGTTTTTTTAATGTGATGATTCTCACAGTGGCTTAGGAATGCTACAATATAGCTATTTGGTGCAGATAAGACAAGGAGTGAAACCGTAGCTTATGATGCAAACGATTACAGGAGACGCAGAAAAGTGGTTGAATACGATAGAACAGATACAGAATACCTTTCGTAAAGCGGGGGATGAAGCGGGAGCGAAGGCAGTAGGGGATTTGCTGGAAAAAGCGCATGCACAAGAGCTGACCATTGCCTTTTGCGGACACTTTTCAGCAGGTAAATCGAGCTTGATTAACAGCCTGTGCGGTAAAACCGTGCTGCCATCTGGACCGGTACCTACGAGTGCTAATGTAGTGTCCATCCGTCATGGACGTTCGAGAGCGCTTATTCATCCAGCCCGATCGGCAGAAAACCCGGAGCCGGAAATCGTGGAAGCTTCCCTATCTGAGCTTGCTGAGTATTGTAAAAATGGTGGGGCCTATGAATCCGTTGAAGTATGGGAGGATATCCCGATATTATCTGGCGGAGGAGTGCTGCTGGATACCCCCGGCGTAGATTCCACAGACCACGGACACGCGATGGCGACGCATTCAGCTTTACATTGGGCTGATATTGTTTTTTATGTGATGGACTACAATCATGTCCAATCTGAAAACAATTTGTCCTTTGCCAAAAGTTTGTCGGATTGGGGCAAGCCGTTATATTTGATCATCAATCAAATCGATAAGCACCGAGAGCGGGAGCTATCATTTTCACGTTATCGTAATGAGGTGGAAAGCAGCTTTCATGCTTGGCAGGTACATTACACGGACATCCTGTTTACTTCCTTGAAGGAGCAAAATCACCCCTGGAACCAGTGGGAACAGTTGACGTGCTTAATTCCGAAATTGCTGGAGCGCAAAACAGAGCTTTTGGCTTATAGTTTAGTGTCCTCTATGCACCATTTGGTAGATCAGCATGTGGAGACAGTGCAGGCTACTGAAGAAGAGGAACTGAACGTACTGCTCAAAGAAGCAGGTGGAGAAGAAGCCATTTTGCGCCTGGACATAGAGCAGAAAACCTTGCAGCAAGAAGATGAACACTGGAGGATGCTTCCAGAACAGGAGCATAAACGGCTGCGTCAAGAGCTGGATCATCTATTAGAACACGCTCACCTCACGCCTGCGGAGCTACGTGAAGCGGCTGGCGAATATTTAGAGAGCCGTAAGCCGGGCTTTAAAACAGGGTTATGGTTTGCCGGAGGCAAGACAGAGCGAGAAAAGGAGCGCCGTTTGGATCGGCTGGCAGAGATGCTGGCTGATCAGGTGGAGGGACAGCTGTTGCCACATGTGCGTGAGTTACTGAGGTCATGGGGAGAAGGTCAAGGTTTGTGGACCGCCGCGATGGAGCAGGAGCTGGATGACATCCGCCCTGTAATGGATCGGCAACTGGTAGAGCAGACAGTAAAGGAAAATGCTTTGTCTCCTGAGTACACGTTGAACTATTGCAAGGACCTACGCGCTGCTGTGACCGCTGATTGCCGCCGTAAGGCGTTGGCGCTGGTAGACCGCCTGCTGGCCCAGCTTGCGGTTCGGGTCAACTCCCACCGTGAGGCTCTCGCGGATGCGCGCACAGCGTTGCTGGCGCAGGCGGACGCGGCGAGCCGCTACAGCACTCGCGTGCAAGCCTCAGCTTCGCACGCCAACCTGCTGCGTAGCTTGCTGCCGCAGGCTTCCGCGCCTGGCGGGTTGCCCCGGGTGGGCACGCCTGCTCCTGCGGCTGAGACCGCCGCTGCTGCCCCGACAGATACGGCATCAACTGGTGCCGTGCGTCCAGACATTGCTGGCTCGCGCAACGGATCGGTGCAGTCACAAGCAAGCACGACGACAGCGCGGTCTGCCGCCGGGGGCCGCCGTACGCGACTGGATGCAGCAGCGACACGATTGAAGGCCGCCGCTGCATTAATAAGCCCGTACCCTGCCATGCAGGCGGCTGTTCGGGATTTGCATGCGCGTGCCGCCGCACTGGAGGACGGGCGCTTTACATTGGCGCTATTCGGAGCGTTCAGCGCCGGGAAGTCCAGCTTTGCCAACGCTTTGTTGGGCGAAGCGGTGTTGCCCGTATCGCCGCATCCGACGACAGCAGCGATTAACCGCATTATGGCGCCTACAAGTCATGAGCGCCATGCCACGGCTGACGTCCACATGAAATCAGTGGACGCATTACGGGAAGATCTTAAATACTCTTTTCGGTTATTAGGATTGGGAGAGCCAGCGTCCGTGGGCTGGCAAGAAGCCGTAAATGCATTATCACCGGAAGGCATTCATCCTGCGGGAAGGCCTCATTACAGCTTTTTGAAGGCTGCTGCGGCTGGATGGAAAGAAGCTGAAAGCTTGCTAGGGCAACAGCTTCAGGTGAATTTAGAACAGTATCGGGATTTTGTCGCATCCGAGCGTAAATCATGCTTCGTAGAGCATATAGACCTTTACTATGATTGTGCTTTGACTCGTCAAGGCATCGTGCTAGTAGATACGCCAGGTGCCGATTCTGTGAATGCGCGGCACACGGGCGTGACCTTCAATTATATGAAGCATGCAGACGCCCTTGTATTTGTGACATATTATAATCATGCGTTTACACAAGGGGACCGACAGTTCTTGAATCAATTGGGCCGAGTCAAAGAGACATTGGCGCTGGATCAGACATTTTTTATCGTCAACGCATCCGATTTGGCTTCTTCTGAGGAAGAACTACATTCTGTGACTCAGCATGTACAGGAACAACTTCAAGCCAATGGAATCCGCAAGCCGCGTATTTATCCGCTTTCCAGCATGCTGGCGTTGGAAGCAGCCGAACAGGGAGAAGCCTCGCTGCGTTCAGCCTCACGGTTTGATGCGTTTGAGAATGATTTTTCGGCATTTGCAGCCGAAGAGCTGGCAGGTTTGTCCATTGCAGCTGCTATGCAGGAGCTGGGACGGCTGCGGAACCGAATAGAACAACATGCTGCTGATGCTCGGTACAGCGCTGAAGAGCGAGAGATCCGAATAGAGCAATTAAATCGAATCCGTAGGGAGCTGGAGGAGGTGCTCCTTGGTTCGACTGGTAGCAATGGTGGATCTGTGTTGTCGGACGAAACCGATGAACTGCTGTATCATGTACGTCAAAGGTTAGCCTACCGAACGGGTGAATTTATGGCAGAAGCGTTTCATCCATCTGTTTTGCGTGAAGGAGTAGGTGATCTTCGTTCGGCTTTTGCATCTTGTGGTCGTGAACTGCTGCGATTGATCGAACTGGAGCTGTCTCAGGAATTGCTAGCAACCACACTCAGACTGGAAAAAACCGGGCAAGCTTTAGTGCGTAAGGCTATACAACAGTGCGTAGATCACATGAACCGTCAGCTGAATGGATTAGATTGTACAGTTCCTGAATTCAGAGAATGGGCTGTTCCCGAGCTGATGGGTATTTCCTTGCAGGAGTCCATTCAGTGGAAGGATTATTGGAATAGCTTTAAAAATCCAAAGCTATTTTTCGAAGGGACGGGTCGTGCGAATTTACAAACTAGACTGGAGCCCATATTACGCCAGCTAATCGGGGAAGCTGTGGATCAGCAGCGAGTACGATTGTCTTCTTTTTACGTTGCTATGATGCAAGAGGAACAAACGTGGCAGAAAGCACAGCTACGAGAGCAAATGCTGGAGACAATTCGTGGCATGGAGCACGCACTTAAGGGCGGTGAGAAGCCACAAGTTTGGGAAGAGCTTGCTGATCAGCTTGAGAATTTAGAGTCCATATAAATATGTTCACGGTTGCTTTAAGGTCAGGACACCGGGTTGCGGGACAATCCGGTGTTTTAAGCATACTTCAAAAAGAAAGGAAAACTGAGGAAATAGCCATATTCAATGATAAGAAAGCGATTTAATTTGTCTAATCACCTACCAATTGCGAACCTGCCTGAAAACGGCCCGTTATCCTCTTTGCCGCCTTGGAACACGGATGGTAAACTTCACTAAGCCATATAACAACGTCGTGCAACTAATGGAGGGACTTGACATGGAAGTGCTCAGGCAACTGCAAGTTTTTTTTCGAGAGAGGAGACATTATCTATTTCTTTCCATTCTATGCCTTGCGATAGCGACGGCCCTTGGACTGGTGTATCCGAACCTGCTCCAACGGCTCATTGATAACGCTATCATTCCCGGTGACTTCGAGAAAGTTCCGGTTCTGGCTCTGACTGTACTGGGAGTCGTGATCATCAAAGGGTTTATGCAATTTTTACATGGTTTTTTTGGTGGACGGCTAGGTAACTACTTGGCGTATCGACTTCGCAATGCCTGTTACGAAAAGCTGCAATTTTTGTCCTTCAGATATTATGACACTGCCAAAACGGGGGATCTTATGTCCCGTCTGACGGGGGATTTGGAGGCGATCCGCAACTTTATCGGGTTTGGTTTTGCCCAGCTCCTCAATGTGCTACTGATGGTCGTATTCGGCTCTATCATGATGCTGTATATTAATTGGCAGCTCACCCTCTTTACGATGATCAGCATGCCATTGCTACTCTTCGTCACATTCAAATTTGAATCACGGATTCATCCCACCTTTCAGGAAATGCGAATTGCTCTCAGCGCCCTGACAACAGCGGTACAAGAAAATATTACAGGTGTGCGAACCGTTAAATCTTTTGCTCGCGAATCCTATGAAGTTGAAAAATTCTCCGTACGTAATGAGCAGTACAAGAGCAACCAGATTCAGGCTGCTTCCTTATGGAGTCGATTTTTCCCCGCGATGGAACTGATTGCCTCGGTCAGTGTGGTTCTTCTCCTGGGCATGGGTGGATATCTGGTTATACAGAAGTCAATGACCTTGGGGCAACTCGTCGCCTTCTTTAGCTTAATTTGGTATATTATCGGTCCCATCTGGAGCATTGGCTTTCATATCAATAACTATACGCAGTCCAAAGCTTCCGGTGAAAGGGTTTTGGAGTTGCTAAACCAGTCTGTAGATGTAACTGATGAAGCTAATGCACTTACACTCAACGCCGATCAGGTGAAGGGACATGTGACGTTTGAACATGTTACCTTTGCTTACGGAAATAAGCTACCTGCTGTTGTTGACATCAATCTGGATGCGCCACCGGGATCGGTCATTGGGATTTTAGGAGGAACAGGGTCCGGGAAGTCGACCATAATTCAACTACTCATGCGAGCTTATAATGTGAATGCAGGCAGCATCAAACTGGATGGTACGGATATACGTCATTTGAAAATTCGTGATTTACGTGCTCAAATTTCTTCCGTGTTTCAGGAGACGTTTCTGTTCTCGTCCTCCATACGCAACAATATTGCATATGGATTAAGTCATGTCAGTATGGATGACATCATACGCGTTTCCAAGCTGGCTCAGGCGCATGAATTCATCACTGAATTACCGCTGGGCTACGATACTGTTGTTGGTGAACGTGGTTTGGGACTGTCTGGAGGGCAAAAACAACGGATCGCCATTGCGCGTGCACTACTCAAAAATCCAAAAATTCTGGTTCTGGATGATGCTACCAGTGCGGTCGACATGGAGACGGAGCATGAAATTCAGTCCGGTTTTCAAGAGGTTATGCGTGGACGCACAACGTTTATTATAGCTCACCGAATCTCCTCGCTTCGTCATGCCAATGAAATTGTGGTGCTTGAGGAAGGACGAATCGTCCAACGTGGAACACATGAACAGCTCATTGCTACTCCAGGTCCATACCAAGATGTGTATCATATTCAATACGCCGATTACATAGCGGAGGCTCCAGGCGGTGTATCCGAAGGACAGGTGAGACCATGAATATTCCAGTAGAAAAAGCCAAACCGTTAAAGAAGCCGACCAATGAGCGCTTTGTCTATCAAGATGATGAGGTTATTGATAAACCGTTTAACTGGGCGGAATTCAAACGTTTGCTAGCATACATGAAACCTTATGCCCGTCAGATTCTGCCGATTCTTCTGGTCATGATGATTCTAGGCACGATTACTAAGCTGACGGTTCCATATTTGATCAGTCTGGCCATTGACAAGGCCATTGCTCCTGCATCGCCTGCACTACCTAGCGTAAAGTTATTGTTGCTCATCACGGGTGCCGTGCTCTTGTTATATTTAATCCAATGGGCAGCCAGCACGTACCGTATTAAATTCACCAATATTATTGGTCAGCGGGTTATTTACGATTTGCGTGAAGATTTGTTCAAGCATATTCAGAAGCTTTCCTTCAACTTTTTTGATAAAAGACCAGCAGGTTCTGTATTAGTACGTGTAACGAATGACATTAACTCGCTACAGGATTTATTTACGAATGGTGCAGTGAACGTCCTGATTGACTGCGTACAGCTTTTCGGAATTATTGTCATTTTGCTGCTTATTAACTGGAAGCTCGGTTTGGCAGTGATTGTGACTGTTCCGATCATGTTTTTGATTTCGACCAAGCTGCGAGTACGCATCCGTCGCGCCTGGCAAGAAGTACGCATGAAGAACTCGCGTATCAATTCTCATTTGAATGAATCTATTCAGGGAATTCGTGTGACACAAGCGTATACGCAGGAGCAGGAAAACATGGCTTATTTCGACGATATGAACAGCTCCAGTAAAAAATCGTGGGATAAGGCTTCTGCCATGAATCAGGTCTTTGGCCCACTTATTGATATTACCGGAGGATTAGGTACGCTTGTGCTGTTTTGGTTTGGAGCGCATTTAATTCAGACAGATCAGCTGACGGTGGGGTTGCTGGTTGCATTTGCTAACTATGTAGGGAACTTTTGGGAGCCGATTAATCGGCTAGGTCAAATGTATAATCAGCTACTGGTTGCGATGGCTTCGTCAGAAAGAATTTTTGAATTCATGGATGAACAGCCGAATATTGCAAACAAACCAGGAGCAAAAGCCTTGCCGCCTATTCGGGGTGATATTCAATTTGATAAAGTTATTTTTGAATATGAAAAGGGACGTCAGGCGCTTAAAGGTATTAATCTCTCTGTCAAGGCAGGTCAATCTATAGCGCTTGTAGGTCATACTGGATCAGGTAAAAGTACAATTATTAATTTGCTCAGCCGTTTTTATGACATTACGTCAGGGCGACTTACTATTGACGGTTATGATGTGCGAGATGTCACAGTGGAGAGCTTACGCAGCCAGATTAGCATCGTGCTTCAGGATACATTTATTTTTTCGGGAACGATACGTGATAATATCCGATTTGGCCGTTTGGATGCAACGGATGAGGAGATTGAAGCGGCTGCGAAGGCGGTCAATGCTCATGAATTTATTGTTCATTTGCCAGCTGGCTATGAAACAGAGGTAGAGGAGCGTGGGGGGATGCTGTCCATGGGTCAGCGCCAGCTCTTATCCTTTGCCCGTGCCTTACTGGCTAATCCGCGAATTCTTATTCTGGATGAGGCCACAGCCAGCATTGATACGGAAACGGAGTTGAAAATTCAGGAGGCCCTTCAGGTTCTATTGGAAGGCAGAACTTCTTTTATGGTCGCTCACCGTTTGTCCACCATCCGGAATGCTGATCATATCGTTGTACTGGACCATGGGGAGATCCAAGAAAGTGGTAATCATGAACAATTGATGAAAAAACATGGAATATATCGGGGGCTGGTGGAAGCACAGTTCAGATTTTTGTAAAAAAAAGATCAAAAAATCGCGTTTTTTGTAAATTAAAATGCCGAGCACTATTGCATTCTTGGAGCTAAACCCTGAAAATAAAGATGAAAAGAGATCAGAGCAATATCGTCAGAGGGGGAAGAGTTCAAGATGTGGGGTGCTCCTTTTTCTGCCAAGGCTAAGAAGATGCTACTGCTGGGTAGCGGCGAATTGGGAAAAGAAGTCATTATTGAAGCTCAGCGGCTTGGCGTGGAATGTATTGCTGTAGATCGCTATGAGCTGGCTCCAGCAATGCAGGTGGCCCATCGCTCTCACTGTCTGGATATGCAGGATGCTGAGGCGTTGAAGGCACTAATTCGCAAGGAACAGCCCGACATAATTGTACCTGAAATCGAAGCTATTGCTACGGGTGCTTTGGAAGAATTAGAGCAAGAGGGATTTCACGTAGTACCAACGGCACGGGCCGCTCGTCTTACGATGGACCGTGAGGGTATCCGCAGGTTGGCTGCCGAGAAATTACAGCTTCCGACTGCTGCCTACCGTTTTGCAGATCATTTTGAGCAGTTACGGTCGGCGGTTCAAGAGCTGGGCACGCCATGCGTGGTCAAACCCTTAATGAGTTCGTCGGGTAAAGGGCAGTCTGTATGCCGGACACTCGAAGACGCAGAATCCTGCTGGAATACGGCGCTGGAAGGCGCACGTGCCAAAACGACACGTGTCATTGTTGAAGCTTTTGTCCCGTTTGAGAGCGAAATCACCTTATTGACCGTCAGATCGGAATCAGGCACGACTTTTTGCCCACCGATTGGCCACATTCAAAAAGATGGGGATTATGTCGAATCCTGGCAGCCTCATGGCATGACGGACAAGCAGCTTTCGGAGGCGCAGGACATTGCCCGTACGATTACGGATGAACTGGGTGGTTACGGATTATTTGGCGTAGAGCTGTTTTTAACGGCTGATAGCGTCATATTCAGTGAAGTATCCCCGCGTCCGCATGATACAGGTATGGTGACCATGATTACGCAGGATTTGTCTGAATTTGCGCTTCATGTACGGGCAATTCTCGGATTCCCGGTGCCATCCGTCACGCTGCTTACACCAGGAGCTTCAGCTACCTTAAAGGCAGAAGTGGCTACGCGCGATTTCGCAATAAGCGGTCTGCATGATGCACTATTGCTACCCCGGACACAGGTGCGAGTGTTCGGGAAGCCTGAAACCAAGCCGGGACGCCGGATGGCTGTAGCGCTTAGCGCTGCAGAAGATGTGGAAACAGCACGGAAGACAGCCAAAGAAGCTGCCAATATGCTGAAAGTGGAGGTAAATCATGTCTAACAGTGTGATGATTCCAGTACTGACAATTCGTTCCGTAGAGCTTGGCGATTGTGAAGCCGTAACTGGACTACTCAGAGAAGTCGGATACCCGATGACTTGTGGTGTTATGAAAGAAGTTATGGGAACAGCGCAGGAGGACAGTCAAGCGAATATGATGGTTGCAGAAATGGATGGTCGTGTAGTCGGAGTAATCGGCATGCATACGGCTCAAAGCCTGGCCTATCCTGATCCTGCTGTACAAATCACCATGCTGGTCGTGAGCGGGGAGTATCGCGGCGAAGGCATTGGCAAGCGGTTGGTTGCTTGTGGTGAGGAGTGGGGGCGTGCGCAAGGATGCTATCATTTATTCATTACTGGAGCGAATAACCGCATCAAACAAGTAGAGGCCCGTGCTTTCTACAACCGAATCGGCTTTGAGAAGCAAGGCTACCGTTTCAGCAAAAAGCTTAGATAATCAGCTTGCAACAAACAATCTAATACTTAAAGCCTCACTATTTTTAACTTCGTCCTGTTCGCCATTGTCGAGCAGGACTATTTTTTTTCCAACTTTTATACCATTGATGATGTTATAAAACATGATATACTGCTAGAGTAAAGATTACAAAGTTGTAACCTGAGACGTTCACACCAAGGCACTTATACAACAAGGAGATGACGAAATGAAGAATATGTTGAAAAAAACACTGGTGATGGGAAGCCTAAGCGCCATTTTATCCGCAGGATTCATCGTTCCGGCATCAGCTTCACCAGCTGACGATTTATCTGCCCAATTACAACAGTGGTTTCAAAATAACGGATACACAGTCAATATGTCCAACGGGACGACGACAATAACAAAGACGGTCATTAAGGATTATTCTGAAAAGGACAAGGCTAAAACAAAAACAGCAAATCCTTCTTCTGGCAAGCAAACGACGAATCAGGGTAACCAAAAGGCTTCAAAGTCTGTTACCAAGCAACAGACCCAAACACAAAACACCAACTCAGGTGCAGGTCAGTCTACAGATTCTAATGCACAACTCAGCAAGTCTCAATTTGCAGCTGAGGTTGTAAAGCTTGTAAACAACGAGCGCAGTCAAAAAGGTCTGAAGCCCCTCACATCTAATGCGAAGCTTACAGAAGTAGCCTTAGCGAAGGCGAAGGACATGAGCACGAACAATTACTTTTCCCATACATCTCCGACTTACGGTTCACCCTTTGATATGATGAAAAAATTCGGTGTAACTTATACGTATGCGGGTGAGAATATTGCAATGGGACAAAAAACACCACAAGAAGTGATGAAGGCCTGGATGAATAGCCAGGGACATCGTGAAAATATCTTGAAGGCAGAATATACACAAATCGGTGTGGCTTACTACAATGGATATTGGGTACAAGAGTTCACACG
This window of the Paenibacillus polymyxa genome carries:
- a CDS encoding CAP domain-containing protein, giving the protein MKNMLKKTLVMGSLSAILSAGFIVPASASPADDLSAQLQQWFQNNGYTVNMSNGTTTITKTVIKDYSEKDKAKTKTANPSSGKQTTNQGNQKASKSVTKQQTQTQNTNSGAGQSTDSNAQLSKSQFAAEVVKLVNNERSQKGLKPLTSNAKLTEVALAKAKDMSTNNYFSHTSPTYGSPFDMMKKFGVTYTYAGENIAMGQKTPQEVMKAWMNSQGHRENILKAEYTQIGVAYYNGYWVQEFTRN